The proteins below are encoded in one region of Chitinophagales bacterium:
- a CDS encoding T9SS type A sorting domain-containing protein, translated as MKKLLLTSAIIGFIYSGTIAQTAEILNEKQVATIDVNGKWVGKRQQYTTDHKGILQTFEYEFNLKQEGSIVTGTSSIFGSGGYYGDMKLRGVITGNKLMFEEYEILSENLSNTNRTWCFKTGELTFAKDGNNIKLLGATPSHIPVYNIPCSGGYSNMEKVGDGSNAIDLSKNFTSKLNQEDFAVNVLPNPFFDKAKINFLLDKDSKVELNVLDMSGKTVATLQQGKLEKGNHEFIFDTQKNPQAASNYIVVLKINGTTYSSLLSKINY; from the coding sequence ATGAAAAAACTACTTCTCACCTCGGCAATTATTGGTTTTATATACTCCGGCACTATAGCACAAACAGCAGAAATACTAAACGAAAAACAGGTGGCAACCATTGATGTAAATGGGAAATGGGTGGGCAAACGCCAGCAATACACTACCGACCATAAAGGCATTTTGCAAACTTTTGAATACGAATTCAATTTAAAACAAGAAGGCAGTATTGTAACCGGAACCTCTTCTATTTTTGGTAGCGGTGGCTATTATGGCGATATGAAATTGCGTGGTGTTATTACAGGCAATAAATTGATGTTTGAAGAATATGAAATTTTAAGCGAAAACTTATCGAACACCAACCGAACATGGTGCTTTAAAACAGGTGAATTAACCTTTGCAAAAGATGGCAACAATATAAAGTTGTTAGGTGCCACACCAAGCCATATTCCGGTTTACAACATTCCTTGTAGTGGCGGCTATTCCAATATGGAAAAAGTGGGAGATGGATCTAATGCCATCGACCTTTCTAAAAATTTTACTTCAAAATTGAACCAAGAAGATTTTGCAGTAAATGTGTTACCAAACCCATTTTTTGATAAAGCCAAAATAAATTTCTTGCTCGATAAAGATTCAAAAGTAGAACTAAACGTTTTAGATATGAGCGGTAAAACAGTAGCAACCCTACAACAAGGGAAACTCGAAAAAGGCAATCATGAATTTATTTTCGATACACAAAAAAATCCGCAAGCAGCCAGCAACTATATTGTAGTTTTAAAAATAAACGGTACTACCTACAGCAGTTTGCTTTCTAAAATAAACTACTAG
- a CDS encoding T9SS type A sorting domain-containing protein: MKKTILTGTLVGIFSITHSQSVTWAKDIAPIFYKNCTTCHHDGGAGHFSLLDYQNAFSHAFSIQYKTENKQMPPFPTDPNYRKFKDERRLSDAEIQTIKDWYNAGAPMGDTNTAPTKPIYTNLPELTTPSKILQIPTYSVSSNYDVYQCFVLDPQLSQDEYFDAYEVIPGNPSIVHHVLIYEDTTGVSTTKDAQTPEPGYLNFGGIGVASAKLIGAWVPGSKPQFYPPNIGVKLHKNAKVVMQIHYPAGSLSKKDSTTLRLRFSNKPLREISLAPILRYANSGNGGLLNGPLSIEADEVKTFYNQYTLANNYPKISLVLTAPHMHLIGRSIMAFAVTPTNDTIPIVKIPEWDFRWQMSYYFQKPVVIPPGTKLFGKATYDNTATNPFQPNNPPKKVTAGEATTDEMFLVYFGYMLYQNGDEDMVIDSSILQLPTDLNKSEIASIVSTPQFYEPIPNPAQGATTLSFFLPNTTEVAFDVYDIAGKKVHSIPSSLFNQGFATQQLFTDALANGTYIVRMIVSEKQLLAKQLIISH; encoded by the coding sequence ATGAAAAAAACAATACTCACCGGAACCTTGGTTGGTATATTTTCTATTACACACAGCCAATCGGTTACATGGGCAAAAGATATAGCACCTATCTTCTACAAGAATTGTACTACATGCCACCACGATGGCGGAGCCGGACATTTTTCGCTTTTAGATTACCAAAATGCATTTAGCCATGCTTTTTCTATTCAATATAAAACAGAGAATAAGCAAATGCCTCCCTTCCCTACCGATCCCAACTATAGGAAATTTAAAGATGAGAGGCGGCTTTCTGATGCAGAAATACAAACCATAAAAGATTGGTACAATGCAGGTGCGCCAATGGGCGACACCAATACAGCACCTACCAAACCAATATATACAAACTTACCGGAACTAACCACTCCTAGTAAAATACTGCAGATACCTACTTACAGTGTAAGTTCCAATTACGATGTTTACCAATGTTTTGTACTAGACCCCCAACTTTCGCAAGATGAATATTTTGATGCGTATGAAGTAATACCTGGCAATCCATCTATTGTGCACCATGTTTTAATTTATGAAGATACTACCGGAGTAAGCACTACCAAAGATGCACAAACACCGGAACCCGGCTATCTAAATTTCGGGGGTATTGGCGTAGCAAGCGCTAAACTCATTGGAGCTTGGGTTCCCGGAAGTAAGCCACAATTTTATCCGCCCAATATTGGAGTGAAATTGCATAAGAATGCAAAGGTGGTAATGCAAATTCACTATCCGGCAGGCAGCCTTTCTAAAAAAGACAGCACTACATTGCGCTTGCGATTTTCTAATAAGCCACTGCGCGAAATATCATTAGCGCCTATTTTGCGATATGCCAATTCGGGCAATGGAGGCTTGCTCAACGGCCCTCTTTCTATTGAAGCCGATGAGGTAAAAACTTTTTACAATCAATATACTTTGGCCAATAATTATCCTAAAATCAGTTTAGTGTTAACGGCTCCTCACATGCACCTAATCGGTAGAAGCATTATGGCATTTGCCGTTACGCCTACCAACGATACTATTCCAATTGTAAAAATTCCGGAGTGGGATTTCCGCTGGCAGATGAGTTATTACTTTCAAAAACCTGTGGTTATTCCTCCCGGTACTAAATTGTTTGGAAAAGCTACATACGACAATACAGCCACCAACCCATTTCAACCCAATAATCCACCCAAAAAAGTTACCGCAGGCGAAGCCACCACCGATGAAATGTTTTTAGTGTACTTTGGTTATATGCTATACCAAAATGGAGATGAGGATATGGTAATTGATAGTAGCATCTTACAACTTCCTACGGATTTAAACAAGAGCGAAATAGCCAGCATTGTTAGCACACCTCAGTTTTATGAACCCATTCCTAATCCCGCTCAAGGTGCTACAACATTATCGTTCTTTTTGCCCAACACTACCGAAGTGGCATTTGATGTATATGATATTGCAGGAAAAAAAGTACACAGTATTCCAAGCTCCTTATTTAACCAAGGATTTGCAACACAACAACTGTTTACAGACGCACTTGCCAATGGCACGTATATTGTACGAATGATTGTTTCGGAAAAACAATTGCTTGCAAAGCAATTGATAATATCGCACTAG
- the pheS gene encoding phenylalanine--tRNA ligase subunit alpha, producing the protein MFFEKANEVLKEIETALPENAEALEQFRIKYLGTKGILKELFGAMGNIAPERKKEYGQLMNTLKTAAEQKHETLKAKFTTTTQESKNSVDITAPAYTFKVGTRHPVSIIRHKMTEIFSRIGFTVAEGPEIEDDWHNFTALNTPEDHPARDMQDTFFLNEEKEWMLRSQTSTVQIRVMETQKPPIRIICPGRVYRNETISARAHCTFHQVEGLYIDTDVSFADLKQTMLYFAQEMFGKNVEVRFRPSFFPFTEPSAEMDISCFVCEGKGCPVCKYSGWVEIGGCGMVDPAVLQNCKIDHNKYTGFAFGMGIERITMLKYRINDLRLFFENDVRFLKQFESAN; encoded by the coding sequence ATGTTTTTTGAAAAAGCAAATGAAGTTTTAAAAGAAATAGAAACTGCTCTGCCCGAAAATGCAGAGGCTTTAGAACAATTCAGAATTAAGTATCTAGGTACCAAAGGCATACTTAAAGAACTATTTGGTGCTATGGGCAATATAGCTCCCGAACGCAAAAAAGAGTACGGGCAGCTAATGAACACGCTAAAAACAGCTGCCGAACAAAAACACGAAACACTAAAAGCTAAGTTTACGACTACCACTCAAGAAAGTAAAAACAGCGTAGATATTACAGCGCCAGCCTACACCTTTAAAGTAGGCACACGCCATCCCGTAAGCATTATACGCCACAAAATGACTGAAATCTTTAGCCGCATTGGATTTACCGTAGCAGAAGGCCCTGAAATAGAAGACGATTGGCATAATTTTACAGCGCTCAACACTCCCGAAGACCATCCTGCACGCGATATGCAAGACACCTTCTTTTTAAACGAAGAAAAAGAATGGATGCTCCGTTCGCAAACTTCAACCGTGCAGATAAGAGTAATGGAAACCCAAAAGCCTCCCATTAGAATTATTTGCCCCGGCAGAGTGTACAGAAACGAAACTATTTCTGCCCGTGCACACTGCACATTTCATCAAGTAGAAGGATTATATATTGATACCGATGTTTCGTTTGCAGATTTAAAACAAACCATGCTCTACTTTGCACAAGAAATGTTTGGAAAGAATGTAGAAGTGCGTTTCCGCCCATCATTTTTTCCATTTACAGAGCCAAGTGCCGAAATGGACATCAGTTGCTTTGTATGCGAAGGCAAAGGATGCCCTGTTTGTAAATACAGCGGCTGGGTAGAAATTGGAGGCTGCGGCATGGTAGATCCTGCTGTGCTCCAAAATTGCAAAATAGACCATAATAAATATACCGGATTTGCATTCGGCATGGGTATAGAAAGAATAACCATGCTTAAAT
- a CDS encoding SDR family oxidoreductase — MFQANLFIGKTALVTGGGSGIGYAISKQLLQLGAQVIITSRNEEKLQKATQELSQFGKIRYSICDIRIAEQTMLLANEIKAQEGILDILVNNAGGQFPSAAENISPKGFAAVVNNNLNGTWNVTHAMANTFFIPQKNGSIVNIIANMFRGFPGMAHTGAARAGVENLTMSLAVEWSKYNINVNAVAPGFIQSSGMEQYPEAFKRGMEDTVPAKRLGTVDEVANLTVFLCAPACKYITGETVYIDGGQRLWGDLFKL, encoded by the coding sequence ATGTTTCAGGCAAATTTGTTTATAGGAAAAACTGCATTGGTAACCGGAGGCGGGAGCGGCATCGGCTATGCCATTAGCAAGCAATTATTGCAATTAGGAGCACAAGTAATTATTACTTCCAGAAATGAAGAAAAACTACAAAAAGCAACCCAAGAGTTATCGCAATTTGGTAAAATTCGCTATAGCATTTGCGATATAAGAATTGCAGAACAAACAATGCTTTTAGCAAACGAAATTAAAGCACAGGAAGGCATCTTAGATATTTTGGTAAACAATGCTGGCGGACAGTTTCCTTCGGCAGCCGAAAATATATCGCCTAAAGGATTTGCAGCAGTGGTAAACAATAATTTAAACGGCACATGGAATGTTACACATGCCATGGCAAACACATTCTTTATACCACAGAAAAACGGAAGTATCGTAAACATAATTGCCAATATGTTTCGCGGGTTTCCGGGTATGGCACATACAGGAGCAGCACGCGCAGGAGTAGAGAACCTCACCATGAGTTTAGCAGTAGAATGGAGTAAATACAACATAAATGTAAATGCAGTAGCGCCCGGCTTTATACAAAGCAGCGGTATGGAGCAATATCCCGAGGCGTTTAAACGCGGCATGGAAGATACCGTTCCCGCCAAACGTTTAGGTACCGTAGATGAAGTTGCTAATCTTACAGTTTTCCTTTGTGCTCCGGCTTGTAAATACATAACAGGAGAAACCGTGTACATTGATGGCGGGCAGCGGCTTTGGGGCGATTTATTCAAACTGTAA
- a CDS encoding acyl-CoA dehydrogenase family protein has translation MSIATDKKQILKGGEFIIKESSWEEVYIPEQISEEQLMMRNTTKDFITKEIDPHLEEFDKDPMKGVEVINKAGEYGLLSLHIPEEYGGEGKDLTTFSYVTEVLGWGHGMSVAIGAHTGIGTCPIIYYGTNEQRAKYLPKLATGELKAAYCLTEPWSGSDALGARTKAVLSEDGKYYTLTGQKMWITNAGFADVFVVFAKIDGDDKKFTAFIVEKGYEGVSVGAEEKKMGIKSSSTRQVFLNNVKVPAENLLGEAGKGHKIAFQILNIGRYKLCNGVLGGAKRALGQAVKYANERQQFKTPISSFGAIKQKLGEMAIRSWAAESASYRVCDLISQKEHELKAAGKSMTEYLTGGAEEYQIECALLKVIGSEVLDFVVDEALQIHGGYGFSEEYPMARAYRDSRINRIFEGTNEINRMLSIDALLKFALKGKLDLMTPGMAIQKELMSVPDFGSGGDSDDVFAAEKKALKNAKKAFLLVAGSAVQKLMQKLESEQEILIHASDVLADILVMESAMLRAEKLVNLHGLEASQLYVDMVKCFFFDAMDRINVNGRQALAAFAGGDELRMMLMGLKRFTKYEMVNTKEIRRAVANKLIEENDYAFWN, from the coding sequence ATGTCAATCGCAACAGACAAAAAACAAATTCTAAAGGGTGGTGAATTTATCATCAAAGAAAGCTCTTGGGAAGAAGTGTACATTCCTGAACAAATTTCTGAAGAGCAACTAATGATGCGTAACACAACCAAAGATTTCATAACCAAAGAAATTGATCCGCATTTAGAGGAGTTTGATAAAGACCCAATGAAAGGCGTTGAGGTAATAAATAAGGCAGGCGAATATGGCTTATTGTCTCTTCACATTCCTGAGGAATATGGTGGCGAAGGAAAGGACTTAACCACTTTTTCTTACGTAACCGAAGTGTTGGGCTGGGGACACGGCATGAGTGTAGCCATTGGCGCACATACCGGCATTGGCACATGCCCAATTATTTATTACGGAACCAATGAACAACGCGCAAAGTACTTGCCTAAATTGGCTACCGGAGAATTAAAAGCAGCTTATTGTTTAACAGAGCCTTGGAGCGGATCCGATGCATTGGGTGCGCGTACCAAAGCAGTGTTGAGCGAAGACGGAAAATACTACACACTTACCGGACAAAAAATGTGGATTACCAATGCCGGTTTTGCAGATGTGTTTGTAGTGTTTGCAAAAATTGATGGCGATGATAAAAAGTTCACTGCTTTTATTGTTGAAAAAGGATATGAAGGCGTAAGTGTTGGTGCAGAAGAAAAGAAAATGGGTATTAAATCATCTTCTACCCGCCAAGTGTTTCTTAATAATGTAAAAGTGCCTGCCGAAAATCTTTTAGGCGAAGCAGGAAAAGGGCATAAAATAGCCTTTCAAATATTAAATATTGGTCGTTACAAATTGTGTAATGGCGTATTGGGTGGTGCAAAACGCGCTTTGGGTCAAGCAGTAAAATATGCCAATGAGCGCCAGCAGTTTAAAACTCCAATTTCATCATTTGGAGCCATCAAACAAAAATTGGGTGAAATGGCAATTCGTTCATGGGCAGCAGAATCTGCATCTTACAGAGTGTGCGATTTAATTAGCCAAAAAGAACATGAACTTAAAGCTGCCGGAAAATCAATGACAGAGTACCTTACCGGAGGTGCAGAGGAATACCAAATTGAGTGTGCCTTATTAAAAGTAATTGGCTCTGAGGTATTAGATTTTGTAGTAGATGAAGCATTGCAAATACACGGTGGTTACGGATTTAGCGAAGAATATCCAATGGCGCGTGCATACCGCGACAGCCGCATCAACAGAATTTTTGAAGGCACCAACGAAATAAACCGTATGCTTTCAATAGATGCATTATTAAAGTTTGCATTAAAAGGTAAGTTAGATTTAATGACTCCGGGAATGGCCATTCAAAAAGAACTGATGAGTGTGCCTGATTTTGGTTCAGGTGGCGATTCTGATGATGTTTTTGCCGCAGAGAAAAAAGCATTAAAGAATGCCAAAAAAGCATTCTTGCTTGTAGCAGGAAGTGCAGTTCAAAAACTAATGCAAAAATTAGAAAGCGAGCAAGAAATCTTAATCCACGCTTCGGATGTGTTGGCCGATATTTTGGTAATGGAAAGCGCCATGCTGCGTGCCGAAAAATTGGTAAATTTACATGGATTAGAAGCAAGCCAACTGTATGTAGATATGGTTAAGTGCTTTTTCTTCGATGCTATGGATAGAATTAACGTAAATGGTCGCCAAGCTTTGGCTGCATTTGCAGGTGGCGATGAACTACGCATGATGTTGATGGGCTTAAAACGCTTTACCAAATACGAAATGGTAAACACCAAAGAAATCCGCAGAGCTGTAGCCAACAAGTTAATAGAAGAAAACGATTACGCTTTCTGGAACTAA
- a CDS encoding cytochrome c, translating into MSNSQIYIALLHTHKLVVILFLLHYLVKTVLLLLNKKEALAKYSKPTKVPEMIISSLFLITGVTMLMMGADVNNLLLIKIVLVLSSIPLAVIGFKREKKALAVLAVLFIVSSYGLAEMSRAKKGKQTVDTTDVSAEPIAVGKKVYTELCTACHGAAGDAMLAGAKNLKISTMNHEEVIAIIRDGKNNMAAYKNLTPEQLEGVALYVESLRNNSESAE; encoded by the coding sequence ATGAGTAACTCACAGATTTACATTGCGCTGCTACACACACACAAATTGGTTGTAATTTTGTTTTTGCTGCACTACCTAGTTAAAACAGTTTTACTGTTACTCAACAAAAAAGAGGCATTGGCAAAGTACTCAAAGCCAACCAAAGTGCCTGAAATGATTATTAGTTCATTGTTTTTAATTACAGGAGTAACCATGCTTATGATGGGTGCAGATGTAAACAATTTACTCTTAATTAAAATAGTATTGGTATTAAGCTCCATACCATTAGCGGTAATTGGTTTTAAAAGAGAGAAAAAAGCATTGGCAGTATTAGCCGTATTGTTTATTGTATCCAGTTACGGATTAGCAGAAATGAGCCGTGCAAAAAAAGGGAAGCAAACTGTAGATACAACAGATGTAAGTGCAGAGCCAATTGCTGTTGGTAAAAAAGTGTACACCGAACTTTGTACTGCTTGCCACGGAGCCGCAGGCGATGCCATGCTTGCCGGAGCAAAAAACTTAAAAATATCTACTATGAATCACGAAGAAGTTATTGCCATTATTCGCGATGGTAAAAACAATATGGCTGCATATAAAAACCTTACACCCGAACAATTAGAAGGCGTAGCGCTATATGTAGAAAGTTTACGAAACAATAGCGAAAGTGCGGAATAA
- a CDS encoding DUF4197 domain-containing protein → MKLLLVIVTMIGALQVNAQKASKMGGAIQTIKSTSKTMGKTTSSATTGSKSNSTASFTETEAASAIKDALLNGITTGVTKAAAPDGYFKNAFIKVLMPPQAKAMESTLRQIGAGALVDNIILTMNRAAEKAAPQAKNIFINSVSQMTINDAISIVSNQQQDAATKFLERTTTEQLVAAFKPSIKTALDQTLATRYWSQAMTQYNRIPFVSKVNTDLPDYVTRKGISGLFYLIAQEEARIRKDPVARTTDILEKVFGNLKF, encoded by the coding sequence ATGAAGTTATTACTCGTAATTGTTACAATGATTGGTGCCCTACAAGTAAATGCGCAGAAGGCATCTAAAATGGGAGGAGCCATTCAAACTATAAAAAGCACTAGTAAAACAATGGGTAAAACTACCTCTTCAGCTACGACCGGAAGTAAATCAAATAGCACCGCTTCTTTTACCGAAACCGAAGCGGCAAGTGCCATTAAAGATGCATTGCTTAATGGTATCACAACCGGAGTTACCAAAGCTGCTGCTCCCGATGGTTATTTTAAAAATGCTTTCATAAAAGTATTGATGCCGCCACAGGCAAAAGCTATGGAAAGCACGTTGCGCCAAATTGGAGCAGGTGCATTGGTAGATAATATCATTTTAACCATGAACCGAGCAGCCGAAAAAGCAGCTCCGCAAGCAAAAAACATATTCATAAATTCAGTTTCGCAAATGACTATTAACGATGCTATTAGCATTGTAAGCAATCAACAGCAAGATGCTGCTACTAAATTTTTAGAAAGAACTACTACAGAGCAATTGGTAGCTGCATTTAAACCGAGCATTAAAACAGCATTAGACCAAACTTTGGCCACTCGCTACTGGAGCCAAGCTATGACACAGTATAACCGCATTCCATTTGTATCTAAAGTAAATACAGATTTGCCCGACTATGTTACCAGAAAAGGAATTAGTGGATTATTTTATTTGATAGCACAAGAAGAGGCGCGTATAAGAAAAGACCCTGTGGCGCGCACTACCGATATCTTAGAAAAGGTATTCGGCAACCTGAAATTTTAA